Proteins from a genomic interval of Ictalurus furcatus strain D&B chromosome 2, Billie_1.0, whole genome shotgun sequence:
- the LOC128616623 gene encoding uncharacterized protein LOC128616623, which translates to MAEASISLDQLSVDQFSCPVCLDLLKDPVTIPCGHSFCKVCINDCWDQEDESGVYRCPQCRDTFTPRPVLQRNNMLAEVVEKLKKTEVQAASPAHCYAGPGDVECDFCTGRKHKAVKSCLMCLASFCETHLKPHLEIPGLKKHKLVEASEKLEEKICSEHDKVLEIYCRTDQSFICYLCTMHKHRGHNTVGAKAERTEKQRELKEEQMKSQQRIQEKQKKVQELKQAVNTIKLSAQTAVEDSERIFTEMISSMEKRRSEVTELIRAQEKAELSRAERLLEQLEQEIADLQRRVTELEQLSHTDDHIHFLQSFQSLRVSSGREVSPSITVNQHLSFDGVRKSLYDLKKRLEEFCQEEFIKIPEHAAAVQMILPSEPKIREDFLHYFCDLTLDPNTVNYNLILSEKNRAVTCSERRQPYSDHPERFDSLWQVLSKESVCGRCYWEVEWSSERSVFISVSYKDISRKGQGKERWFGGNNQSWSLRCFSSSLFFWHNNIKTDLRVPSSSRIGVYVDHSAGTLSFYSVSDTMKLLHRVHTTFTQPLYTGFWLRCYGSTVRLCDSKEEMVNRGVFISSLSLCSSSKTTSSYTQRTRKFISKETKLRVQCSLTLSLSLSLSLSLSLSLSLSLSLCEFRKMAEASISVDQDQFSCPVCLDLLKDPVTIHCGHSFCKVCINDCWDREDKNGVYRCPQCRDTFTPRPVLRRNNMLAEVVEKLKKTEVQAASPAHCYAGPGDVECDFCTGRKHKAVKSCLMCLASFCETHLKPHYEVPGLKKHKLVEASGNLQEKICSEHDKVLEVYCRTDQSFICYLCMTDEHKSHDTVSVKAYRTEKQSELKEEQMKSQQRIQEKQKKVQELKQTVNTIKLSAQTAVEDSERIFTEMISSMEKRRSEVTELIRAQEKAELSRAERLLEQLEQEIADLQRRVTELEQLSHTHDHLHFLQEIKVLVSGHRSPEIIRPGLQSDLREDSRSITVNQHLSFDGVRKSLSALKKRLEEFCQEEFIRIPEHAAAVQIILPPEPKSRQDFLQYFCDLTLDPNTVNYYLILSERNRAVTYTERQQQYSDHPERFDTYRQVLSKESVCGCCYWEVEWSGAVYISVSYKDISRKGRGNECWFGRNDQSWSLWCSSSSSLCFYHNNIKTDLGVPPPSRLGVYVDHSAGTLSFYSVSDTMKLLHRVHTTFTQPLYTGFWLGSLGSTVRLRDPE; encoded by the exons ATGGCAGAGGCGAGTATTTCATTAGATCAGCTTTCGGTGGATcagttcagctgtccagtgtgtctggatctactgaaggatccgGTGACGATCCCCTGTGGTCACAGTTtctgtaaggtgtgtattaatgacTGCTGGGATCAGGAAGATGAGAGCGGAGTGTATCGCTGTCCTCAGTGCAGAGACACTTTCACTCCGAGGCCTGTTCTACAGAGAAACAACATGCTGgctgaagtggtggagaaactgaagaagactgaagtccaagctgcttctcctgctcactgttacgctggacctggagatgtggagtgtgatttctgcaccgggagaaaacacaaagccgTCAAGTCCTGTCTGATGTGTCTGGCCTCCTTTTGTGAAACTCATCTGAAACCTCATCTTGAAATTCCTGGTTTGAAAAAGCACAAGTTGGTCGAAGCCTCTGAAAAACTAGAAGAGAAGATCTGCTCTGAGCATGATAAAGTGCTGGAGATCTACTGTCGTACTGACCAAAGCTTCATCTGTTATCTGTGTACGATGCATAAACACAGAGGACACAATACTGTAGGAGCTAAAGCAGAGAGAActgaaaaacag AGAGAGTTAaaggaggagcagatgaaatcccagcagagaatccaggagaagcagaagaaggtgcaggagctgaaacaggctgtgaacactataaag ctcagtgcacagacagcagtggaggacagtgagaggatctTTACTGAGATGATCAGCTCCATGGAGAAAAGGCGCTCGGAGGTGACggagctgatcagagctcaggagaaggctgaactgagtcgagctgaacgactcctggagcaactggagcaggagatcgctgatcttcagaggagagtcactgaactggagcagctttcacacacagacGATCACATACatttcctccag agTTTCCAGTCTCTCCGTGTCTCTTCTGGACGTGAGGTCTCACCCAGCATCACTGTCAatcaacatctctcatttgatggagtgaggAAATCTCTCTATGATCTGAAAAAGAGACTCGAGGAATTCTGCCAGGAGGAATTCATCAAAATCCCTGAACATG ctgcagcagttcaGATGATTTTACCCTCAGAACCAAAGATCAGAGAAGATTTTCTGCACT atttctgtgatctgactctggatcccaaCACAGTAAATTATAacctcattctgtctgagaaGAACAGAGCGGTGACGTGCAGTGAGAGAAGGCAGCCGTATTCTgatcatccagagagatttgatTCCTTGTGGCAGGTGTTgagtaaggagagtgtgtgtggacgctgttactgggaggtggagtggagcAGTGAGAGAAGTGTGTTCATATCTGTCTCATATAAAGACATCAGCAGGAAAGGGCAGGGTAAGGAGCGTTGGTTTGGAGGCAACAATCAGTCCTGGAGTCTCcggtgtttttcttcttctctctttttctggcacaacaacattaaaactGATCTCAGAGTTCCATCAtcctccagaataggagtgtatgtggatcacagtgcaggaactctgtccttctacagcgtctctgacacgatgaagctcctccacagagtccacaccacattcactcagcctctatacACTGGGTTCTGGTTGCGCTGTTACGGATCAACTGTGAGATTATGtgattcaaaa GAAGAAATGGTTAACAGAGGAGTGTTTATAAGCTCTCTGTCTTTGTGCTCCtcctccaaaaccacctcctcatacacacagagaacCAGGAAGTTCATTTCAAAGGAAACGAAACTCAGAGTTCAGTgcagtctcactctctctctctctctctccctctctctctctctctctctctctctctctctctctctctctctctgtgagttCAGGAAAATGGCCGAGGCCAGTATTTCAGTAGATCAGGATcagttcagctgtccagtttgtctggatctactgaaggatccgGTGACGATCCACTGTGGTCACAGTTtctgtaaggtgtgtattaatgacTGCTGGGATCGGGAAGATAAGAACGGAGTGTATCGCTGTCCTCAGTGCAGAGACACTTTCACTCCAAGGCCTGTTCTACGCAGAAACAACATGCTGgctgaagtggtggagaaactgaagaagactgaagtccaagctgcttctcctgctcactgttacgctggacctggagatgtggagtgtgatttctgcaccgggagaaaacacaaagccgTCAAGTCCTGTCTGATGTGTCTGGCCTCCTTTTGTGAAACTCATCTGAAACCTCACTATGAAGTTCCTGGTTTGAAAAAGCACAAGTTAGTCGAAGCTTCTGGAAATCTACAAGAGAAGATCTGCTCTGAGCATGATAAAGTGCTGGAGGTCTACTGTCGTACTGACCAAAGCTTCATCTGTTATCTGTGTATGACGGATGAACACAAAAGCCACGACACCGTCTCAGTTAAAGCGTACAGAActgaaaaacag AGTGAGTTAaaggaggagcagatgaaatcccagcagagaatccaggagaagcagaagaaggtgcaggagctgaaacagactgtgaacactataaag ctcagtgcacagacagcagtggaggacagtgagaggatctTTACTGAGATGATCAGCTCCATGGAGAAAAGGCGCTCGGAGGTGACggagctgatcagagctcaggagaaggctgaactgagtcgagctgaacgactcctggagcaactggagcaggagatcgctgatcttcagaggagagtcactgagctggagcagctttcacacacacacgatcacctccacttcctccaggaaataaag GTTTTAGTCTCCGGCCATCGCTCGCCTGAAATTATTAGACCAGGTTTGCAGTCTGATCTCCGTGAGGACTCACGCAGCATAACTGTCAatcaacatctctcatttgatggagtgaggaaatctctctctgctctgaaaaAGAGACTCGAGGAATTCTGCCAGGAGGAATTCATCAGAATCCCTGAACATG ctgcagcagttcagatcattttaccCCCAGAACCAAAGAGCAGACAAGATTTTCTgcagt ATTTCTGTGatctgactctggatcccaaCACAGTAAATTATTacctcattctgtctgagaGGAACAGAGCGGTGACGTACACTGAGAGACAGCAGCAGTACTCTgatcatccagagagatttgacACCTACAGGCAGGTGTTgagtaaggagagtgtgtgtggatgctgttactgggaggtggagtggagcgGTGCTGTGTACATATCAGTGTCATATAAAGACATCAGCAGGAAAGGACGGGGTAATGAGTGTTGGTTTGGACGCAACGATCAGTCCTGGAGTCTgtggtgttcttcttcttcttctctgtgtTTCTATCACAACAACATTAAGACCGATCTCGGAGTTCCACCACCCTCCAGAttaggagtgtatgtggatcacagtgcaggaactctgtccttctacagcgtctctgacacgatgaagctcctccacagagtccacaccacattcactcagcctctatacACTGGGTTCTGGCTCGGCTCTTTGGGATCAACTGTGAGATTACGTGATCCAGAATAA
- the LOC128616631 gene encoding uncharacterized protein LOC128616631 → MVNRGVFIISLSLCSSSKTTSSYTQRTRKFISKETKLRVQCSLSLSLSLSLSLSLSLSLSLSLCEFRKMAEASISVDQDQFICPVCLDLLKDPVTIPCGHSYCKVCINDCWDQEEKSGVYRCPQCRDTFTPRPVLHRNNMLAEVVEKLKKTEVQAASHAHCYAGPGDVECDFCTGRKHKAVKSCLMCLASFCETHLKPHYEVPGLKKHKLVEASGNLQEKICSEHDKVLEIYCRTDQSFICYLCMTDEHKSHDTVSVKAYRTEKQRELKEEQMKSQQRIQEKQKKVQELKQTVNTIKLSAQTAVEDSERIFTEMISSMEKRRSEVTELIRAQEKAELSRAERLLEQLEQEIADLQRRVTELEQLSHTHDHLHFLQEIKVLVSGHRSPEFTRPCFQSDLREDSRSITVNQHLSFDGVRKSLSALKKRLEEFCQEEFIRIPEHAAAVQIILPPEPKSRQDFLQYFCDLTLDPNTVNYNLILSERNRAVTRSERNQQYSDHPERFDSYQVLSKESVCGRCNWEVEWNGAVYISVSYKDISRKGQGNERWFGRNNQSWSLRCSSSSLSFYHNNINTDLRVPSSSRIGVYVDHSAGTLSFYSVSDTMKLLHRVHTTFTQPLYAGFWLCWNFISNSGTAVRLCDPTKKMAEASISVDQDQFSCPVCLDLLKDPVTIPCGQSFCKVCINDCWDQEDESGVYRCPQCRDTFTPRPVLRRNNMLAEVVSPSITVNQHLSFDGVRKSLYDLKKRLEEFCQKEFIKIPEHGFQPSSIPCTLEQEKLHQLCPEFGSPENAPNLDECLGKACLIDKPELPFTTYYEQTNWVTSPPKLLPKTHHVVSAAELQPEVNVEPLPQCSNLRPTRAHQVPPTPKSADRAHQVPLTPKSADRAHQVPLMPESADTANQAMLMLKTDDPGETAPGSCLLLSSSRNLLLEEMVNRGVFITSLSLCSSSKTTSSYTQRTRKFISKETKLSSMQSHFLSAFECRKMAQASISVDQEEFICPVCLDLLKDPVAIPCGHSFCKVCINDYWDQEDENGVYRCPQCRDTFTPRPVLRRNNMLAEVVEKLKKKTEIQAGSPAHCYVGPLDVECDFCTGRKRKAIKSCLMCLASFCETHLKPHYEVPGLKKHKLVEASGNLQEKICSEHDKVLEIYCRTDQSFICYLCMTDEHKSHDTVSVKAYRTEKQRELKEEQMKSQQRIQEKQKKVQELKQAVNTIKLSAQTAVEDSEIIFTEMISSMEKMHSEVTELIRAQEKAELSRAERLLEQLKQEIADLQRRVTEIEQLPHTHDHLHFLQEIKVLVSGRHSPEFIRPGFQSDLHEDSRSITVNQHLSFDGVRKSLSALKKRLEEFCLEEFIKIPELAAAVQIILPSEPKSRQDFLQYFCDLTLDPNTVNYYLILSERNRAVTRSERQQQYSDHPERFDYYCQVLSKESVCGRCYWEVEWSGDDVSISVSYKDISRKGSGSDCVFGHNNQSWSLSYSSSSLFFCHNNIETDLGVPSSSRIGVYVDHSAGTLSFYSVSDMMKLLHRVHTTFTQPLYAGFWLGSSGSTVRLCDPE, encoded by the exons ATGGTTAACAGAGGAGTGTTTataatctctctgtctttgtgctcctcctccaaaaccacctcctcatacacacagagaacCAGGAAGTTCATTTCAAAGGAAACGAAACTCAGAGTTcagtgcagtctctctctctctctctctctctctctctctctctctctctctctctctctctctctctctctctgtgagttCAGGAAAATGGCCGAGGCCAGTATTTCAGTAGATCAGGATCAGTTCATTTGTCCAGTTTGTCtggatctactgaaggatccgGTGACGATCCCCTGTGGTCACAGTTActgtaaggtgtgtattaatgacTGCTGGGATCAGGAAGAGAAGAGCGGAGTGTATCGCTGTCCTCAGTGCAGAGACACTTTCACTCCAAGGCCTGTTCTACACAGAAACAACATGCTGgctgaagtggtggagaaactgaagaagactGAAGTCCAAGCTGCTTCTCATGCTCACTGTTACGCTggacctggagatgtggagtgtgatttctgcaccgggagaaaacacaaagccgTCAAGTCCTGTCTGATGTGTCTGGCCTCCTTTTGTGAAACTCATCTGAAACCTCACTATGAAGTTCCTGGTTTGAAAAAGCACAAGTTAGTCGAAGCTTCTGGAAATCTACAAGAGAAGATCTGCTCTGAGCATGATAAAGTGCTGGAGATCTACTGTCGTACTGACCAAAGCTTCATCTGTTATCTGTGTATGACGGATGAACACAAAAGCCACGACACCGTCTCAGTTAAAGCGTACAGAActgaaaaacag AGAGAGTTAaaggaggagcagatgaaatcccagcagagaatccaggagaagcagaagaaggtgcaggagctgaaacagactgtgaacactataaag ctcagtgcacagacagcagtggaggacagtgagaggatctTTACTGAGATGATCAGCTCCATGGAGAAAAGGCGCTCGGAGGTGACggagctgatcagagctcaggagaaggctgaactgagtcgagctgaacgactcctggagcaactggagcaggagatcgctgatcttcagaggagagtcactgagctggagcagctttcacacacacacgatcacctccacttcctccaggaaataaag GTTTTAGTCTCCGGCCATCGCTCGCCCGAATTTACTAGACCATGTTTTCAGTCTGATCTCCGTGAGGACTCACGCAGCATCACTGTCAatcaacatctctcatttgatggagtgaggaaatctctctctgctctgaaaaAGAGACTTGAGGAATTCTGCCAGGAGGAATTCATCAGAATCCCTGAACATG ctgcagcagttcagatcattttaccCCCAGAACCAAAGAGCAGACAAGATTTTCTGCAGT ATTTCTGTGatctgactctggatcccaaCACAGTAAATTATAacctcattctgtctgagaGGAACAGAGCGGTGACACGCAGTGAGAGAAATCAGCAGTACTCTgatcatccagagagatttgactCCTATCAGGTGTTgagtaaggagagtgtgtgtggacgctgtaactgggaggtggagtggaACGGTGCTGTGTACATATCAGTCTCATATAAAGACATCAGCAGGAAAGGGCAGGGTAATGAGCGTTGGTTTGGACGCAACAATCAGTCCTGGAGTCTgcggtgttcttcttcttctctctctttctatcacaacaacattaacactgatCTCAGAGTTCCATCAtcctccagaataggagtgtatgtggatcacagtgcaggaactctgtccttctacagcgtctctgacacgatgaagctcctccacagagtccacaccacattcactcagcctctatacGCTGGATTCTGGCTCTGCTGGAATTTTATCTCTAATTCAGGAACAGCTGTGAGGTTGTGTGATCCAACAAA GAAAATGGCCGAGGCGAGTATTTCAGTAGATCAGGATcagttcagctgtccagtttgtctggatctactgaaggatccgGTGACGATCCCCTGTGGTCAAAGTTtctgtaaggtgtgtattaatgacTGCTGGGATCAGGAAGATGAGAGCGGAGTGTATCGCTGTCCTCAGTGCAGAGACACTTTCACTCCAAGGCCTGTTCTACGCAGAAACAACATGCTGgctgaagtg GTCTCACCCAGCATCACTGTCAatcaacatctctcatttgatggagtgaggAAATCTCTCTATGATCTGAAAAAGAGACTCGAGGAATTCTGCCAGAAGGAATTCATCAAAATCCCTGAACATG gctttcagccctcctccattccttgTACTCTGGAACAAGAAAAATTGCACcaactgtgtcca GAGTTTGGGAGTCCAGAGAACGCCCCCAACCTGGATGAGTGTTTGGGGAAGGCCTGCCTCATAGATAAACCTGAGTTGCCTttcaccacctattatgagCAGACAAACTGGGTGACCTCCCCCCCAAAGCTCCTGCCTAAGACCCACCATGTGGTCTCAGCAGCCGAGCTTCAGCCGGAAGTCAACGTGGAACCTCTTCCCCAgtgctccaacctgagacccacgag aGCCCACCAAGTTCcacccacgcccaagtctgctgacagggCCCATCAAGTTCcactcacgcccaagtctgctgacagggCCCACCAAGTTccgctcatgcccgagtctgctgataCGGCCAACCAAGCTATGCTCATGCTCAAGACTGATGACCCAGGGGAAACAGCCCCAGgctcatgtctgctcctcagCTCCTCAAGAAACCTGCTACTG GAAGAAATGGTTAATAGAGGAGTGTTTATAACCTCTCTGTCTTTGTGCTCCtcctccaaaaccacctcctCATACACACAAAGAACCAGGAAGTTCATTTCAAAGGAAACAAAACTGAGTTCAATGcagtctcactttctctctgcatTTGAGTGCAGGAAAATGGCTCAGGCCAGTATTTCAGTAGATCAGGAAGagttcatctgtccagtttgtctggatctactgaaggatccgGTGGCGATCCCCTGTGGTCACAGTTtctgtaaggtgtgtattaatgacTACTGGGATCAGGAAGATGAGAACGGAGTGTATCGCTGTCCTCAGTGCAGAGACACTTTCACCCCAAGGCCTGTTCTACGCAGAAACAACATGCTGgctgaagtggtggagaaactgaagaagaagacTGAAATCCAAGCTGGttctcctgctcactgttacGTTGGACCTTtagatgtggagtgtgatttctgcaccGGGAGAAAACGCAAAGCCATCAAGTCCTGTCTGATGTGTCTGGCCTCCTTTTGTGAAACTCATCTGAAACCTCACTATGAAGTTCCTGGTTTGAAAAAGCACAAGTTAGTCGAAGCTTCTGGAAATCTACAAGAGAAGATCTGCTCTGAGCATGATAAAGTGCTGGAGATCTACTGTCGTACTGACCAAAGCTTCATCTGTTATCTGTGTATGACGGATGAACACAAAAGCCACGACACCGTCTCAGTTAAAGCGTACAGAActgaaaaacag AGAGAGTTAaaggaggagcagatgaaatcccagcagagaatccaggagaagcagaagaaggtgcaggagctgaaacaggctgtgaacactataaag CTCAGTGCACAGACAGCAGTGGAGGACAGTGAGATCATCTTTACTGAGATGATCAGCTCCATGGAGAAAATGCACTCAGAGGTGACggagctgatcagagctcaggagaaggCTGAACTGAGTCGAGCCGAACGACTACTGGAGCAACTGAAGCAGGAGATCGCTGATCTTCAGAGGAGAGTCACTGAGATTGAGcagcttccacacacacacgatcacctccacttcctccaggaaataaag GTTTTAGTCTCCGGCCGTCACTCTCCCGAATTTATTAGACCAGGTTTTCAGTCTGATCTCCATGAGGACTCACGCAGCATCACTGTCAatcaacatctctcatttgatggagtgaggaaatctctctctgctctgaaaaAGAGACTCGAGGAATTCTGCCTCGAGGAATTCATCAAAATCCCTGAACTTG ctgcagcagttcagatcattttaccCTCAGAACCAAAGAGCAGACAAGATTTTCTGCAGT ATTTCTGTGatctgactctggatcccaaCACAGTAAATTATTacctcattctgtctgagaGGAACAGAGCGGTGACACGCAGTGAGAGACAGCAGCAGTACTCTgatcatccagagagatttgactACTACTGTCAGGTGTTgagtaaggagagtgtgtgtggacgctgttactgggaggtggagtggagcgGTGATGATGTGTCCATATCAGTCTCATATAAAGACATCAGCAGGAAAGGATCGGGTAGTGATTGTGTGTTTGGACACAACAATCAGTCCTGGAGTCtgtcttattcttcttcttctctctttttctgtcacaACAACATTGAGACTGATCTCGGAGTTCCATCAtcctccagaataggagtgtatgtggatcacagtgcaggaactctgtccttctacagcgtctctgacatgatgaagctcctccacagagtccacaccacattcactcagcctctatacGCTGGGTTCTGGCTCGGCTCTAGTGGATCAACTGTGAGATTATGTGATCCAGAATAA
- the LOC128619146 gene encoding E3 ubiquitin/ISG15 ligase TRIM25-like, translated as MAEASISVDQDQFSCPVCLDLLKDPVTIPCGQSFCKVCINDCWDQEDESGVYRCPQCRDTFTPRPVLRRNNMLAEVVEKLKKTEVQAASPAHCYAGPGDVECDFCTGRKHKAVKSCLMCLFWTLGLTQHHCQSTSLI; from the coding sequence ATGGCCGAGGCGAGTATTTCAGTAGATCAGGATcagttcagctgtccagtttgtctggatctactgaaggatccgGTGACGATCCCCTGTGGTCAAAGTTtctgtaaggtgtgtattaatgacTGCTGGGATCAGGAAGATGAGAGCGGAGTGTATCGCTGTCCTCAGTGCAGAGACACTTTCACTCCAAGGCCTGTTCTACGCAGAAACAACATGCTGgctgaagtggtggagaaactgaagaagactgaagtccaagctgcttctcctgctcactgttacgctggacctggagatgtggagtgtgatttctgcaccgggagaaaacacaaagccgTCAAGTCCTGTCTGATGTGTCTCTTCTGGACGTTAGGTCTCACCCAGCATCACTGTCAatcaacatctctcatttga